A single region of the Candidatus Poribacteria bacterium genome encodes:
- the moaC gene encoding cyclic pyranopterin monophosphate synthase MoaC, translating into MKEQLTHFDEKGNTRMVDVGGKEETLRIAIARGHITARPETLRRIAEQKMKKGDVLEVARLAGIMAAKRTGELIPLCHPLALTSIRVELAIADDRPRIEIEAEIQTIGRTGVEMEALTAVSVAALTVYDMCKAVDREMVIADVRLVKKTGGKSGDFISDPEMQLP; encoded by the coding sequence ATGAAAGAACAGCTAACACATTTCGACGAAAAAGGCAATACACGGATGGTGGATGTCGGTGGCAAGGAAGAAACATTGCGCATCGCCATCGCCCGCGGGCATATCACTGCCCGTCCTGAAACACTCCGACGCATTGCTGAACAAAAAATGAAAAAGGGCGATGTCTTAGAGGTGGCACGCCTTGCGGGTATCATGGCGGCGAAGCGTACCGGCGAGTTAATCCCACTATGTCATCCACTCGCCCTGACTTCAATCCGCGTCGAACTCGCAATCGCAGATGATAGACCCCGAATAGAAATCGAGGCAGAAATTCAGACGATTGGCCGCACAGGCGTAGAGATGGAAGCACTTACCGCTGTGTCAGTCGCAGCACTCACTGTCTACGATATGTGTAAAGCGGTAGATAGGGAGATGGTCATCGCCGATGTCAGGCTCGTCAAAAAGACAGGCGGGAAAAGTGGTGATTTTATATCCGATCCCGAGATGCAGCTACCTTAG
- a CDS encoding FGGY family carbohydrate kinase — protein sequence MPLNRKHSRLALGLDSSTQSLSAVVIDIDTAEKCFEHSLDYRADARLNQFGIGEDYILPPREDGEAEQPPLMYLASLDAMFADMREAGVALGNIVAINTSGQQHGHVYLNRDADALLAQLDSRGEVTSSVRDKDGHDLQTLLKGAFSYPTAPIWMTANTFAQTNHVRETVGGKAEMINLSGSDAPLRFTGTVVRRVGEQFPEHYAATAKVQLISSFIPAVLTGNANVPIDYGNGCGMSLMNYRSKTWDSALLAATAGGLTGGVEALQSKLPALTRPDSIVGNLAAYYVEKYGFDGRCTVIAGSGDNPQAKVPVAGDLLSLGTSFVNMVSTDGDTLDPEGFANAMYDGINRPFMFGCRTNGAMVWDTVRNNYSLAKEEYAPAETALQEVAPGQFMTFWQPKTESFPVSGAFDLIRTAGQPTLSEDYTGIIETSLAAVYIYSAVFTKQTQAPLFVTGGATDSPEIMRRVAGIWNRPTLPVEKGGAALGAAVAGVKALHDAANESFDIEAFSASVLKRGEPIQPHPEDVAAYHGEGKYLERFRGKYEQIMAENRV from the coding sequence GGAGAAATGCTTTGAGCACTCGCTCGATTACCGTGCCGATGCACGACTCAACCAATTCGGTATCGGAGAGGACTATATCTTACCGCCGAGAGAAGATGGTGAAGCCGAACAACCGCCGTTGATGTACCTCGCCTCGCTCGATGCGATGTTTGCTGATATGCGTGAGGCGGGTGTCGCCTTAGGGAATATCGTCGCTATCAACACATCGGGACAACAGCACGGACACGTCTATCTGAACCGTGATGCGGACGCACTTTTGGCACAACTCGATAGTAGGGGCGAGGTTACCTCGTCCGTACGTGACAAAGATGGACACGACTTGCAAACCCTACTCAAGGGCGCGTTCTCATATCCGACTGCACCGATATGGATGACTGCAAATACCTTCGCACAGACAAACCATGTACGAGAAACCGTCGGCGGGAAAGCGGAGATGATTAACCTTTCAGGGTCCGATGCGCCGTTGCGGTTCACGGGGACTGTCGTCCGGCGCGTCGGGGAACAGTTTCCAGAACACTACGCCGCAACAGCAAAAGTCCAGTTGATTAGCAGCTTCATTCCAGCAGTGCTAACCGGTAACGCAAACGTCCCTATTGATTACGGAAACGGGTGCGGCATGTCGCTCATGAACTATCGCTCAAAGACATGGGATTCGGCGTTGTTGGCAGCAACAGCAGGCGGATTAACCGGCGGCGTGGAAGCACTCCAGTCGAAATTGCCCGCGCTTACGCGTCCAGATTCCATCGTCGGAAACCTCGCCGCATACTACGTAGAGAAATACGGCTTTGATGGACGCTGCACCGTTATAGCAGGCTCCGGGGACAACCCGCAGGCGAAAGTACCCGTCGCCGGTGATCTGCTCAGTCTCGGCACCAGCTTCGTCAACATGGTATCAACCGATGGAGACACACTCGACCCAGAGGGATTCGCCAACGCTATGTATGACGGCATCAACCGCCCCTTCATGTTTGGGTGCCGTACAAACGGTGCTATGGTCTGGGATACGGTGAGAAACAATTACAGTTTAGCAAAAGAAGAATATGCCCCCGCAGAGACGGCATTGCAGGAAGTCGCGCCTGGGCAGTTTATGACGTTCTGGCAACCCAAGACTGAATCCTTCCCCGTCTCCGGTGCATTTGATTTGATCCGTACTGCAGGGCAACCGACACTATCAGAAGATTATACCGGCATCATTGAGACGAGCCTCGCCGCTGTTTATATCTACTCTGCTGTCTTCACGAAGCAGACGCAAGCCCCGCTGTTTGTAACGGGCGGCGCGACCGATAGCCCTGAGATCATGCGCCGCGTCGCCGGTATTTGGAACAGACCAACGCTGCCGGTAGAAAAGGGTGGCGCAGCACTCGGTGCAGCGGTCGCAGGGGTCAAGGCACTCCACGATGCAGCAAACGAATCTTTCGACATCGAAGCATTCAGTGCCTCCGTCCTAAAACGCGGCGAACCGATTCAACCACATCCCGAAGATGTCGCCGCCTATCACGGCGAAGGGAAATACCTTGAAAGGTTCCGTGGAAAATACGAACAAATCATGGCAGAAAATCGGGTTTAA